The following DNA comes from Oreochromis niloticus isolate F11D_XX unplaced genomic scaffold, O_niloticus_UMD_NMBU tig00008313_pilon, whole genome shotgun sequence.
TATATTGTGTAAATGGGAGCTACAGATTGCTGGAGTTTCTGctatgtgtcacacacacacacacacacacacacaaactctttgctaagttctgactgtaaacagacaCTGTCATGTAATGCATCAGCACTGTCTCTGCCTCACTGTCAGTGATTTGTTACCTCACCAGGTTGCGGTGTGCGTGGTGTGCTATGGTGTATCAGAGACTGTATTTGGCGAGTGGAGTGTGATGGGAAGCACCATCATCTTGGTCCACTCGTACTATAACGTCTGGCTCAGAGCCCAGCTGGGCTGGCAGAGCTTCCTGCTCAGGAGAGATGCTGTAAACAAGATAAAAAGCCTCCCTACAGCTAGCAATACACAGCTGGAGCAgtacatctctcttattaccttttagTCGCATTGGTTGATGTGttaaatgtgctataaaaactcaatttgactttgacatttctcatttgaagagtctgtttgtttattttgatcGTTTCTGTACAGCTGACCAGAGTTGGTTTCACCCGAGGTCGTTAACTAAAACAACAATTTGTTCAAAAGACAAATTTTTGTGAGATTTAACAAAGTAAAAGGTTTGATTATTCAATTCTCTGTTAATTCAACTCAGTGtttacagcagtaaaataatttcttttatttccacAGTAGCTTTCCTGGAGAGATCTGCAGTACTTACCTGCCTAATGCTCTCAGCCACCTTGGATGGACAAGACTGCCAAATGCCTCAGTGTGCTAGTGAagcgcagctgtttcttctAAGCCCGatttgaaaaaaagatttaaaattggttttgttttttgtttgtgtaaacactttgCACTGACCATtattggagaattaaaaagcgcctaagtcaaggaatgtgtgtgcacataacagaaaacttggcaaagaaccaattttaaatctttaagcactttgttactagcagcctgtcacaaaaacacattttgtatagtggttttcttttttcttttttttttaaatcttgtgaataaaatgtatacaaatgtgtgtgattaatcacaatgtgttagtgtgtaatcaccctgagacatgcatgcctgtctgctagcgtcagatctaaagccatttctgatttggagaggcaggctgcagattctgtccagattatcccagctctggTCACTaaacatccagtcttcacttatcaaatgtgtaaaattcaagactggtcccaacaaggcaaaaactgcatagCCACACAAGTCCCAGCGtttcccacagcagcagcagcagtgaaaagaaaGTGGATAAAGGATGAATGAGTCTGTGCTTATCGGGTCTCTGCTCTCCCCCAAGCTGGCGTTGttgttggtagccatgacaagggagatagtcccagctttataaataaaggccccaacaccccgaaaaaaagaaaaacagaaaagaaaaaaaaggtcgGGATTCCGTGCGCAGACCAGGAATCCCCCTAGCAGGCCGAAGCTCCAGACAGGAGTCGCCATGAGTGATTGAGTGAGAATCGAACCATCGCCTGTCTGTGCTTCAAGCTGCCAGGGGCGGGCGGCAAGTGCTCTGCGCCACCTGCCGGGCCGTGGAATTCGtgcaaatttgatatatttgacttctctgaagacaaattatttttgaaaaggaaaaataataattttaatgtgaggcaaaacatgtatggtgctcggtaaagatgacacgccgactcacttcttctttttgttttgttttgtttttttttgtttgagaaagtttgttttcaacttagaccattgtcagtgacgtcattctacgcGACTACCACAGGCAAGGAAatgcctgaatctgtagatctttttcttttctttttgttgtctaaaacagaaaaatcccgaaacagtcagctcacaaagttgcaggttggtgggaatttggcagaacagccaatgacttaaagcatttaggtgcatatatcttgccacaagacatgtgtgctaagctagctaaattagtttctgttagcgaatcaagttcaagctcctcacatatcatcatccagggtacagtcatatgctgatgaggagatcccatgcaggcaacattaaggcagtgtaacaagttaaatatgcactgattttaagctatttcctaatatctaaccattatgataaatgtttgcctgcaactgacacagccaacacaaatgtcattgaaaaaaacaaaagcctgtgataacatgtttttgtttttctagaatagaagaagcacattttaaaaagccagtaggaataaatctttgttgttactgcatgattagaatgaagtaacaacaagtctggctggaataagaagtggtaatctgtgtactgtgctagtgatctgcataattcaccttagatggtcatctgtttggatggctgaagtgggctaacgccacagctaatttcatcaggctgctaatgaaacatctaaaatgatagatggttaactacacaacggaagcaagagcattacaatcacttgatttaatgaaagattttccccaaac
Coding sequences within:
- the LOC109199155 gene encoding RING finger protein 145-like, coding for MSLWKHFRAVSLCLFLLIFPAYMAYMICQFFHMDFWLLIIISSSILTSLQVAVCVVCYGVSETVFGEWSVMGSTIILVHSYYNVWLRAQLGWQSFLLRRDAVNKIKSLPTASNTQLEQYISLITF